A genomic window from Thermoanaerobaculia bacterium includes:
- a CDS encoding LD-carboxypeptidase translates to MGVAALSGSADPDRLDAGIAHLVSRGYRVVEAANVRLRDGSRAGTDAERAAGYRALLTDPAVDAIFFARGGWGAARVLDLLDPKEAARHPKIHMGGSDLTTLFAWLHARARLAAFHGPMVAVDFAGPARDPETDASWEPVLRGESPIRFPILSDQVVASGRADAPLVGGCLSLLVALEGTPEALDTAGRVVFWEDVGEEIYRLDRMLTQWKRAGRFASAAGVIIGKLENIRNQGRPDADAVSALLDEHFGGAPYPVVRDWPSGHGRRNRTLPLGARVAIDTSRGIVSFEEPAVA, encoded by the coding sequence ATCGGTGTCGCCGCACTCTCCGGCAGCGCCGATCCCGACAGGCTCGACGCCGGCATCGCCCATCTCGTCTCGCGCGGTTACCGCGTCGTCGAGGCTGCCAACGTCCGGCTTCGCGACGGCTCACGGGCGGGGACCGATGCCGAGCGTGCGGCGGGGTATCGGGCGCTCCTGACGGACCCGGCGGTCGACGCGATCTTCTTCGCCCGCGGCGGATGGGGCGCCGCCCGCGTCCTCGACCTCCTCGACCCGAAGGAAGCGGCGCGTCATCCGAAGATCCACATGGGCGGCTCGGATCTGACGACCCTCTTCGCGTGGCTCCACGCACGCGCCCGTCTCGCCGCGTTCCACGGGCCGATGGTCGCGGTCGACTTCGCGGGGCCGGCGCGGGACCCGGAGACCGATGCGTCGTGGGAACCGGTGCTGCGCGGCGAATCGCCGATCCGCTTCCCGATTCTCTCCGACCAGGTCGTCGCGTCCGGGCGCGCCGACGCGCCGCTCGTGGGCGGCTGCCTCTCGCTCCTCGTCGCCCTGGAGGGGACGCCGGAAGCGCTCGACACCGCGGGCCGGGTCGTCTTCTGGGAAGACGTGGGCGAGGAGATCTACCGGCTCGATCGCATGCTCACCCAGTGGAAGCGCGCCGGACGGTTCGCGTCGGCGGCCGGGGTTATAATCGGAAAGTTGGAAAACATCAGGAACCAGGGCCGGCCGGACGCGGATGCCGTGTCCGCTCTGCTCGACGAGCACTTCGGCGGCGCTCCGTACCCGGTCGTGCGCGACTGGCCGTCGGGCCACGGCCGGCGCAACCGGACGCTCCCGCTCGGCGCGCGCGTGGCGATCGACACGTCCCGCGGCATCGTCTCGTTCGAGGAGCCGGCGGTCGCATGA
- a CDS encoding NYN domain-containing protein, producing the protein MPFLVDGNNLIGSVLGKAAATEEERRWVQRTIAARVRSGGSKVVLFFDGEPAAGKREGWLGGLTVRFSGNRSADDAIVEAVERSKTRRDCHVVTDDRGLAERARARGARALSTADFWGRMSEPGPAAAAAAVDVGDWESFFSDDRNRLP; encoded by the coding sequence TTGCCCTTCCTCGTCGACGGCAACAACCTGATCGGAAGCGTGCTCGGAAAAGCCGCCGCCACGGAGGAGGAGCGGCGTTGGGTCCAGAGAACGATCGCGGCCCGCGTGCGCAGCGGCGGGTCGAAGGTGGTCCTCTTCTTCGACGGCGAGCCGGCGGCGGGCAAGCGCGAGGGTTGGCTCGGCGGGCTGACCGTCCGGTTCTCGGGAAATCGCAGCGCTGACGATGCGATCGTCGAAGCCGTCGAGCGGTCGAAAACGCGCCGCGACTGCCACGTCGTGACGGACGACCGGGGCCTGGCCGAGCGGGCGCGGGCCCGCGGCGCGCGGGCGCTTTCGACGGCCGACTTCTGGGGGCGGATGTCGGAGCCGGGGCCCGCGGCCGCCGCGGCCGCCGTGGATGTCGGCGACTGGGAGTCGTTCTTCTCGGACGACCGGAACCGCCTCCCGTGA
- a CDS encoding DUF4126 domain-containing protein produces the protein MIEAGIATALGLAVAAGFNAWATALVFGLCARVFPDLLGGPIAAFFASGPILTMAAALFAAEFLADKIPFLDHFWDFAHTFLRPAAGAALAAACLPAHPPLARLAAAAAGGFVTLAAHMGKAATRLSSTAAVSGVTRMALSIAEDVVAVSVAAVAIFSPGLSIAVVGAVLILIVLLFGRIRRAAAILFFLAAHPREALRASKEA, from the coding sequence ATGATCGAGGCCGGAATCGCGACCGCCCTCGGTCTCGCCGTCGCCGCCGGATTCAACGCCTGGGCGACGGCCCTCGTGTTCGGGTTGTGCGCCCGCGTGTTTCCCGACCTCCTCGGCGGTCCGATCGCCGCCTTCTTCGCCTCCGGGCCGATCCTCACGATGGCGGCGGCGCTCTTTGCCGCGGAATTCCTCGCCGACAAGATCCCGTTCCTCGACCATTTCTGGGACTTCGCGCACACGTTCCTGCGCCCCGCGGCGGGCGCGGCGCTCGCCGCCGCCTGCCTTCCGGCGCATCCTCCGCTCGCGCGTCTGGCCGCCGCCGCCGCCGGCGGCTTCGTCACGCTCGCGGCACACATGGGAAAAGCGGCGACGCGGCTGTCGTCGACTGCCGCCGTCTCGGGCGTGACGCGGATGGCCCTGTCGATCGCCGAGGACGTGGTCGCCGTCTCGGTGGCGGCGGTCGCGATCTTCTCCCCGGGCCTCTCGATCGCCGTCGTCGGAGCCGTCCTCATCCTGATCGTCCTCCTCTTCGGCCGGATCCGGCGGGCGGCAGCGATCCTCTTCTTCCTCGCGGCGCACCCCCGCGAGGCTCTCCGCGCGTCGAAAGAAGCCTAG